A portion of the Tissierellales bacterium genome contains these proteins:
- the rpsC gene encoding 30S ribosomal protein S3, protein MGQKVNPHGLRVGVIKNWDSRWYADKKNFGDLLVEDHNIRKVVKKAFFTSGVSKIEIERSANRVKVTVNTAKPGMVIGKGGAGVESMKNQLEKMTSKKVIINVEEVKIPEKDAQLVAENIAASLERRVSFRRAMKQAIQRSNRAGVLGIKTQVAGRLGGADMARTEGYSEGNIPLQTLRADIGYGFAEADTTYGKIGVKVWINNGEVLPTKGERTKK, encoded by the coding sequence ATGGGTCAAAAAGTTAATCCACACGGTCTAAGAGTCGGTGTTATCAAGAATTGGGATTCAAGATGGTATGCTGACAAGAAAAATTTTGGAGATTTACTAGTTGAAGATCATAACATTAGAAAAGTTGTTAAGAAAGCATTCTTCACTTCTGGTGTTTCTAAAATTGAAATCGAAAGATCGGCAAATAGAGTAAAAGTAACAGTTAACACTGCTAAGCCTGGTATGGTTATCGGAAAAGGTGGAGCTGGTGTTGAGTCAATGAAAAATCAATTGGAAAAAATGACTTCTAAAAAAGTTATTATCAATGTTGAAGAAGTTAAGATTCCAGAAAAAGACGCACAATTAGTAGCTGAGAATATAGCAGCATCATTAGAGAGACGTGTTTCATTCAGAAGAGCTATGAAACAAGCTATTCAAAGAAGTAATAGAGCGGGCGTTCTTGGTATCAAAACTCAAGTAGCTGGACGTTTAGGCGGAGCAGATATGGCTAGAACAGAAGGTTATAGTGAAGGAAATATTCCATTGCAAACACTTAGAGCTGATATCGGATATGGTTTTGCTGAAGCTGATACAACTTACGGTAAAATCGGTGTTAAAGTTTGGATAAATAATGGTGAAGTTCTTCCAACTAAAGGGGAAAGAACAAAAAAATAG
- the rplW gene encoding 50S ribosomal protein L23, with protein sequence MRNPHDIIRKPVITENSMDQMAEGKYTFAVDKKATKTEIKNALEQIFDVKVANVNTMNVTGKIKRMGMHSGRRASWKKAIITLAADSKGIEFFEEM encoded by the coding sequence ATGCGTAATCCACACGATATTATTAGAAAACCAGTTATTACTGAGAACAGTATGGATCAGATGGCTGAAGGAAAATATACATTCGCTGTAGATAAAAAAGCGACAAAAACAGAAATTAAAAATGCTTTAGAGCAGATTTTCGACGTAAAGGTAGCGAACGTTAACACTATGAACGTTACTGGAAAGATCAAGAGAATGGGCATGCACTCTGGAAGAAGAGCAAGCTGGAAAAAAGCGATCATCACTTTAGCTGCTGACAGCAAAGGAATCGAATTTTTCGAAGAAATGTAA
- the rplB gene encoding 50S ribosomal protein L2 — protein MGIKSFRPTSPALRQMTVLTFDEITKTEPEKSLLAPLNKKAGRNSQGKITVRHKGGGNRRKYRIIDFKRTKDGIAGNVAAIEYDPNRTANIALIYYVDGEKRYILAPKGLKVGDVIMSGVEADIKVGNALPLANIPVGSIIHNIELKRGKGGQLVRSAGTYAQLMAKEGDYVSVRMPSGEVRKIRKECRATLGQVGNLDHSNVVIGKAGRKRHMGIRPTVRGSVMNPCDHPHGGGEGRAPIGRPSPVTPWGKPALGYKTRKKNKKSNKYIVTPRKRK, from the coding sequence ATGGGTATCAAGAGTTTTAGACCTACTTCGCCTGCGTTAAGACAAATGACAGTATTGACGTTTGATGAGATTACAAAAACAGAACCTGAAAAGTCATTATTGGCGCCTCTTAACAAAAAAGCAGGACGAAATTCTCAGGGTAAAATTACTGTACGCCACAAGGGTGGTGGAAACAGAAGAAAATATAGAATTATTGATTTCAAGAGAACGAAGGACGGTATAGCTGGTAACGTAGCAGCGATCGAGTATGATCCAAACAGAACAGCAAATATCGCATTAATTTACTATGTAGATGGTGAAAAAAGATATATTCTTGCACCAAAAGGATTAAAAGTCGGAGACGTAATTATGTCAGGTGTTGAGGCTGATATTAAGGTTGGTAATGCATTGCCATTGGCAAACATTCCAGTTGGTTCGATTATCCACAACATAGAGTTAAAAAGAGGAAAAGGTGGTCAATTAGTTCGTTCAGCTGGTACTTATGCACAGTTGATGGCGAAAGAAGGAGACTACGTTTCTGTAAGAATGCCATCTGGCGAAGTTAGAAAGATTAGAAAAGAGTGTCGCGCAACACTAGGACAAGTTGGTAACTTAGATCATTCAAATGTTGTTATCGGTAAAGCTGGTAGAAAAAGACATATGGGTATCAGACCAACAGTTAGAGGTTCTGTAATGAACCCATGCGACCATCCACACGGTGGTGGTGAAGGTAGAGCACCAATCGGTAGACCATCTCCAGTTACACCATGGGGTAAGCCAGCTCTTGGTTACAAAACTAGAAAGAAAAATAAAAAATCTAACAAATATATTGTTACTCCAAGAAAGAGAAAATAG
- the rpsS gene encoding 30S ribosomal protein S19 translates to MGRSLKKGPFCDDHLMKKVVAQNESSEAKVIKTWSRRSTIFPEMIGHTIAVHDGRKHVPVYITEDMVGHKLGEFAPTRTYRGHDKK, encoded by the coding sequence GTGGGTAGATCACTAAAAAAAGGACCATTTTGTGATGATCATTTAATGAAGAAGGTTGTTGCTCAGAACGAATCAAGTGAAGCTAAAGTAATTAAAACTTGGTCTCGTCGTTCTACAATATTCCCAGAAATGATTGGACACACAATTGCAGTTCACGATGGTAGAAAACACGTACCAGTATATATCACTGAAGATATGGTTGGACATAAATTGGGTGAATTCGCACCAACGAGAACTTATAGAGGACACGACAAAAAATAA
- the rplV gene encoding 50S ribosomal protein L22 has protein sequence MEAKAIAKYVRISPRKVQVVADLVRGKNVNEALAILKFTPKRGAEELEKVLKSAVANAENNFDLDRDNLYISEAYANQGPTIKRFRPRAQGRAFMIRKRTSHIGIVVKEKN, from the coding sequence GTGGAAGCTAAAGCAATAGCGAAATATGTTCGTATTTCACCAAGAAAAGTACAAGTTGTAGCCGACTTAGTAAGAGGTAAAAACGTTAATGAGGCATTAGCTATTTTGAAATTTACGCCAAAGAGAGGCGCTGAGGAATTAGAAAAAGTTTTAAAATCAGCTGTTGCAAATGCCGAAAACAACTTCGATTTAGATAGAGACAATCTTTATATTTCTGAAGCATACGCAAATCAAGGGCCTACAATTAAGAGATTCAGACCGAGAGCTCAAGGTAGAGCGTTCATGATCAGAAAGAGAACAAGTCATATTGGCATCGTTGTTAAAGAGAAAAACTAG
- the rplC gene encoding 50S ribosomal protein L3: MKGLLGKKVGMTQVFTEDGRLVPVTVLEVEPAVVVQKKTVETDGYQAIQVGYGQVKEKHLNKPLKGHFEKSGVTIKKHLKEFRVESVEAYEVGQEITAELFEAGVKVDVSGVSKGKGFQGCIKRHGQSRGPMSHGSHYHRRPGSMGNASDAGRVFKGKKLPGHMGHVNVTVQNLEVVRVDAENKMILVKGAVPGAKGSLLTIKESVKSSK, from the coding sequence ATGAAAGGTTTATTAGGAAAGAAAGTCGGAATGACTCAAGTATTTACTGAAGATGGACGTTTAGTTCCAGTAACAGTACTTGAAGTTGAACCAGCTGTTGTTGTTCAAAAGAAAACAGTTGAGACAGACGGTTATCAAGCTATCCAAGTAGGATACGGACAAGTTAAAGAGAAACATTTAAACAAACCACTTAAAGGTCACTTTGAAAAATCAGGTGTTACTATTAAAAAGCACTTAAAAGAGTTCAGAGTTGAATCAGTAGAAGCATACGAAGTAGGACAAGAAATTACTGCTGAGTTGTTTGAAGCTGGAGTTAAAGTTGATGTTTCAGGCGTGAGCAAAGGTAAGGGATTCCAAGGTTGTATCAAGAGACATGGACAATCTAGAGGACCAATGAGCCATGGTTCACACTATCATAGAAGACCAGGTTCAATGGGTAATGCTTCTGATGCTGGTAGAGTATTCAAAGGCAAAAAATTACCAGGACACATGGGTCACGTAAATGTAACGGTACAAAATTTAGAAGTAGTTAGAGTAGACGCTGAAAACAAGATGATATTAGTTAAAGGAGCAGTTCCTGGAGCTAAAGGAAGCTTGTTGACAATCAAAGAAAGTGTTAAGTCGTCTAAATAA
- the rplP gene encoding 50S ribosomal protein L16 — protein MLMPKRVKRRKVQRGRMKGKALKGNKVTYGEFGLQLLEPAWITSNQIEAARRAMTRHVKRGGKIWIKIFPDKPVTRQPAETRMGKGKGSPEYWVAVVKPGRVAFEMAGVSEELAREAMRLAANKLPVKCKFVTRQEGGEANES, from the coding sequence ATGTTAATGCCTAAAAGAGTTAAGCGTCGTAAGGTTCAACGAGGAAGAATGAAAGGTAAGGCGCTTAAAGGAAATAAAGTAACATATGGCGAGTTTGGTTTGCAATTACTTGAGCCAGCATGGATCACATCAAACCAAATAGAAGCGGCAAGACGTGCTATGACAAGACACGTTAAAAGAGGTGGTAAGATCTGGATTAAGATATTCCCAGACAAGCCTGTAACAAGACAACCTGCTGAAACTCGTATGGGTAAAGGTAAGGGTTCTCCAGAGTATTGGGTAGCAGTAGTTAAACCAGGAAGAGTAGCATTTGAAATGGCTGGTGTTTCTGAAGAATTAGCTAGAGAAGCTATGCGTTTAGCTGCCAACAAATTGCCTGTAAAATGTAAATTCGTAACACGTCAAGAGGGTGGTGAAGCAAATGAGAGCTAG
- the rplD gene encoding 50S ribosomal protein L4, whose amino-acid sequence MPNVAVLNMTGQKVSDIELAESVFGIEVNEHAVYEVVKNILANKRQGTQSAKTRSEVRGGGKKPWRQKGTGRARAGSSRQPNWVGGGVVFAPKPRDYRYAVNKKVKRLAMKSVLTSKVLENEMIVLEDLKFDAPKTKDMVNVLKNVNAGKKTLVVMTEKDTNVIKSASNIQGVQTALVNTLNVYDILNHDTFLITKDAVKKVEEVYA is encoded by the coding sequence ATGCCTAACGTAGCTGTTTTAAATATGACAGGACAAAAAGTTAGCGATATTGAATTAGCTGAAAGCGTATTCGGTATTGAAGTAAACGAACATGCAGTGTATGAAGTAGTAAAAAATATCTTAGCGAACAAAAGACAAGGAACACAGTCTGCTAAAACTAGATCGGAAGTTCGTGGTGGTGGTAAGAAGCCATGGAGACAAAAAGGAACTGGTAGAGCGAGAGCAGGTAGTTCTAGACAACCTAACTGGGTTGGCGGTGGTGTAGTATTTGCTCCAAAACCAAGAGACTACAGATATGCTGTAAATAAGAAAGTTAAAAGATTGGCTATGAAGTCAGTTTTAACATCAAAAGTTTTAGAGAACGAAATGATCGTATTAGAAGATCTTAAATTCGACGCTCCAAAAACAAAAGATATGGTTAACGTATTGAAAAACGTTAATGCTGGAAAGAAAACTTTAGTTGTAATGACTGAGAAAGATACAAATGTGATCAAATCAGCGAGCAACATTCAAGGTGTTCAAACAGCATTAGTAAATACTTTAAATGTATATGATATCTTAAATCATGATACATTCTTAATTACGAAAGATGCAGTTAAAAAAGTGGAGGAGGTGTATGCATAA